From Gemmatimonadaceae bacterium, the proteins below share one genomic window:
- a CDS encoding carboxypeptidase regulatory-like domain-containing protein has protein sequence MRVWAAAVLALLSTAVAAAGQELRGTLFTNDSLHTLSGVLVEATDRSGARAAVSLSDSRGKFVLSLPAGRTLSLRALRIGYRPAALGEIELAPGDTVERAFYASAAAIVLDEVMVAESQRCGRLGESGRRAATLFGEARKAIEASRLEAGGAELSAVWSLYSRRRALNGRPLGEAQQRQYEGSTARPFASAPADSLEAHGYVREIDGEMQFFAPDADVLLSDSFARTHCFQAVDGEGPRAGQVGVAFRPAPERRNLPEIAGTFWLNAKTLELNRLEFEYVGLPPVFSGRTAGGDVGFAKLSTGSWLVGEWSIRMPRVSVGMERVVGRTSRPITRVRSLEETGGIVQAVRLGGRVVLERRETGDFDAPALDAETVALLCHSPLGARDAVV, from the coding sequence ATGCGCGTTTGGGCTGCGGCCGTACTAGCACTCCTATCGACCGCCGTGGCCGCGGCCGGTCAGGAGCTGCGCGGCACGCTGTTCACCAACGACTCGCTCCACACTCTCAGTGGAGTGCTGGTTGAAGCCACTGACAGGTCGGGGGCGCGAGCGGCCGTATCTCTCTCGGACTCGCGCGGGAAGTTCGTGCTTTCTCTGCCCGCGGGCCGGACGCTGTCTCTCCGGGCATTGCGCATCGGGTATCGCCCTGCGGCTCTTGGAGAGATCGAGCTCGCACCTGGCGACACTGTGGAGCGCGCGTTCTACGCGTCAGCGGCCGCTATCGTACTCGATGAAGTCATGGTCGCCGAGTCCCAACGCTGCGGCAGACTCGGCGAGAGCGGCCGTCGTGCGGCGACGCTGTTCGGCGAAGCTCGCAAGGCGATCGAGGCGTCGCGGCTCGAAGCTGGAGGCGCAGAACTGAGCGCAGTATGGAGCCTCTACAGCCGACGGCGGGCCTTGAACGGTCGGCCGCTGGGAGAGGCGCAACAGCGCCAGTATGAAGGCTCGACCGCTCGACCGTTCGCCAGCGCGCCCGCCGACTCGCTCGAGGCGCATGGGTACGTTCGTGAGATCGACGGCGAGATGCAGTTCTTTGCGCCTGATGCCGATGTCTTGCTCTCGGACTCCTTTGCTCGCACGCACTGCTTCCAAGCCGTCGACGGCGAGGGCCCGCGCGCCGGCCAGGTTGGTGTGGCGTTTCGGCCGGCCCCTGAGCGCCGCAACCTGCCGGAGATCGCAGGCACGTTCTGGCTGAATGCCAAGACACTGGAGCTCAATCGGCTTGAGTTCGAGTATGTCGGACTGCCGCCTGTGTTCTCAGGTCGGACGGCTGGAGGCGACGTCGGATTCGCGAAGCTGAGCACCGGTAGCTGGCTCGTCGGTGAATGGAGCATCCGAATGCCGCGCGTCAGCGTCGGGATGGAGCGCGTCGTGGGCAGAACGAGCCGCCCGATTACGCGAGTCCGTTCGCTCGAGGAAACGGGCGGCATCGTGCAGGCCGTCCGGCTCGGCGGCCGCGTCGTGCTCGAACGTCGGGAGACGGGAGACTTCGATGCACCTGCGCTCGACGCTGAGACGGTCGCGCTGCTTTGCCACTCGCCGCTAGGGGCGCGAGACGCGGTGGTCTGA